One window of the Megalops cyprinoides isolate fMegCyp1 chromosome 2, fMegCyp1.pri, whole genome shotgun sequence genome contains the following:
- the irf9 gene encoding interferon regulatory factor 9, whose product MATPGRVRSTRRLRTWMVEQVNSGRYPGLMWDDSARTMFRIPWKHAGKQDFRSDEDAAIFKAWAVFKGKLSEGGRSDPASWKTRLRCALNKSPEFCEVIERSQLDISEPYKVYRLVPLAEQGLVLAGKKDGEKAGKRKRQRSHSDSEEENAIKKSKDEVVTPEPISMAVQQLEVEREITIGSVDVSESTVILKDEGPVNEIQLNFMIETIPPSGELPSLVISVLYVGQEVLRKEIFGKDVRVAYYSSLCSPRPPSSLVVGDVERIALPEPTSSLSPTHQQAISTLLPFMEKGVLLASTSGGIMAQRFSWGRVFWTGPHTTERGPHKLERTPNPVRLFNRQTFEQELNVFRSSGGDPPKCDVTLCFGEELTDTDDPASKLITIQISLPWATQQVQEIQSFRDTMTVLQNLASQSPLSEVTLNLVGI is encoded by the exons GTGAACAGCGGGCGGTACCCGGGACTGATGTGGGATGATTCGGCCAGGACCATGTTCCGCATCCCCTGGAAGCACGCCGGCAAGCAGGATTTCCGCAGCGACGAGGATGCCGCCATTTTCAAG GCATGGGCGGTGTTCAAGGGGAAGCTGTCCGAGGGTGGGCGCTCTGACCCCGCCTCCTGGAAGACCCGGCTGCGGTGTGCCCTCAACAAGAGCCCGGAGTTCTGCGAGGTCATCGAGAGGTCGCAGCTGGACATCTCCGAGCCGTACAAGGTGTATCGGCTGGTCCCGCTGGCCGAGCAGG GACTGGTTTTAGCTGGAAagaaggatggagagaaggCTGGGAAGAGGAAACGTCAAAGGAGCCACTCCGACAGCGAGGAAGAGAATGCGATCAAGAAAAGCAAAGACGAGGTTGTCACTCCCGAGCCAATTAGCATG GCTGTCCAGCAGTTGGAAGTAGAGAGGGAAATCACCATTGGATCGGTGGACGTCAGTGAGTCGACTGTCATTTTGAAGGACGAAGGCC CGGTCAATGAGATCCAGTTGAACTTCATGATCGAGACCATCCCTCCTTCTGGAG AACTCCCCTCCCTCGTCATCTCAGTGCTGTATGTGGGTCAGGAGGTGCTGCGAAAGGAGATTTTCGGCAAGGATGTAAGGGTTGCCTACTACTCCTCCCTGTGCAGCCCGCGGCCCCCATCCTCCCTCGTTGTCGGGGACGTGGAGCGGATCGCCCTCCCAGAGCCCacctcctccctttcccccacCCACCAGCAGGCGATCAGCACCCTGCTGCCCTTCATGGAGAAGGGGGTGCTACTGGCCTCCACCAGTGGGGGGATCATGGCACAGCGTTTCTCCTGGGGGCGGGTGTTCTGGACAGGGCCACACACCACTGAGAGGGGCCCTCACAAGCTGGAGCGCACCCCCAACCCCGTGCGGCTGTTCAACAGGCAGACATTCGAGCAGG AGCTGAATGTGTTCCGCAGCAGTGGGGGCGATCCCCCTAAATGTGATGTCACTCTGTGTTTCGGAGAGGAGCTGACCGACACGGACGACCCGGCTAGCAAGCTTATCACCATACAG aTCTCCCTGCCCTGGGCTACCCAGCAAGTCCAGGAGATTCAGTCTTTCAGGGATACAATGACCGTCCTCCAGAACCTGGCCAGCCAATCACCACTGAGCGAGGTCACACTCAACCTCGTCGGAATCTAG
- the emc9 gene encoding ER membrane protein complex subunit 9: MGEVELSCLAYVKMYLHACLFPRCSVNGVLLSSTPAGGAVCVTDCVPLLHSHLSLAPITQLALTQVDVWCAQTQQRIVGYYQANASVSDSSPTPCALKIADKIAEQCSNAVMLMIDGSKMSAGYRVPPIVMYERKDSRWTLKDKHTIMLHQWEETRAIANQLLDSGDHTLLVDFDSHLDDITRDWTNQKLNAKIAELASPVNGNV; encoded by the exons ATGGGGGAGGTTGAACTGTCCTGCCTGGCATACGTGAAGATGTACCTCCACGCCTGTCTGTTTCCGCGCTGCAGCGTGAACGGCGTGCTTCTGTCCTCCACCCCAGCAGGGGGGGCTGTATGTGTGACGGACTGCGTGCCTCTGCTCCACTCACACTTGTCCCTGGCTCCCATCACACAGCTGGCGCTCACACAG GTAGATGTGTGGTGTGCGCAGACACAGCAGAGGATCGTGGGATACTACCAAGCCAATGCCAGTGTGTCAGACAGCAG CCCCACTCCCTGCGCCTTGAAGATTGCAGACAAAATCGCGGAGCAGTGCAGCAATGCTGTGATGCTTATG ATCGACGGCTCAAAGATGTCAGCGGGGTACAGGGTTCCCCCCATAGTAATGTATGAGCGCAAGGATTCGAGGTGGACCCTCAAAGACAAGCACAC GATAATGTTGCATCAGTGGGAGGAGACTCGAGCAATAGCCAATCAACTGCTGGACTCCGGAGATCACACCTTACTAGTGGATTTTGACAGCCATCTGGATGACATCACAAGGGACTGGACCAATCAGAAACTCAACGCCAAGATTGCAGAGCTTGCCTCAccagtcaatggcaatgtttaa